Proteins co-encoded in one Cercospora beticola chromosome 7, complete sequence genomic window:
- a CDS encoding uncharacterized protein (MEROPS:MER0031617): protein MAAESISSRLATGAGHAYGVLYLVAALAYTFTQKTFWQGFNKEKKARLARASRNLWSLQESLEGIRHKFLKLKNGTQLHYLEATPSVAAKSDCLVIFIHGFPDSSHLWTKYLRSSSLAGQAKLVALDLPGCGGSDSLDRYGPDQMLNAIAEAIVLLRERYQSKHEDLSGKQQQCILVAHDWGGIIAFRLAAQTTGLFDHYIAVNTMYPVAAEANIYSKLAQTKQLLKKGKLPSALRIFGPVMVQLLMSSYVYMMNLELSFDKVCPALTWALVEGSHKLAYKKYPEPSPEEEANRLALACGPGAAEAKLPADDGSMYGPSVYERATRWNVPGNWDGRVKLYTQGLFRGKWTPDYPGISTLPLSKKSEDTVVDKRFKYPVTCIFGMKDIALDPRVMLDGIEEFFLPSSDGLCESKIVRLPEGGHWCMIEKDGEEAIEAELALLLRGHES from the exons ATGGCCGCAGAGTCCATTTCCAGCCGGCTGGCCACAGGAGCAGGT CATGCATATGGGGTGCTATACCTTGTTGCCGCCTTGGCGTATACATTCACACAGAAGACATTTTGGCAGGGTTTtaacaaggagaagaaagcacGTCTAGCGAGAGCTTCAAGGAATTTATGGTCGTTGCAAGAGAGTCTGGAGGGCATCAGACATAAGTTTCTCAAGTTGAAGAATGGCACTCAGCTTCACTATCTGGAGGCAACGCCCTCTGTTGCAGCGAAGTCCGATTGTCTCGTGATATTTATACATGGCTTTCCGGACTCATCTCATCTATGGACCAAATATCTGCGATCCAGCTCCCTGGCTGGCCAAGCGAAGCTTGTTGCGCTTGATCTTCCCGGATGTGGCGGCAGCGATAGTCTGGACAGGTACGGACCAGATCAAATGCTCAATGCCATTGCGGAGGCGATCGTCCTACTCAGGGAGCGCTACCAGTCCAAGCATGAAGATCTTTCTGGAAAGCAACAACAATGCATTCTGGTAGCACACGACTGGGGAGGAATCATCGCCTTCCGCCTCGCCGCACAGACTACAGGATTGTTCGATCACTATATTGCCGTCAACACCATGTATCCTGTGGCAGCAGAAGCGAACATTTATTCCAAGTTGGCCCAAACGAAGCAACTACTCAAGAAAGGAAAACTTCCTTCCGCACTGCGCATCTTTGGACCCGTCATGGTCCAATTGCTCATGTCAAGTTACGTGTACATGATGAACCTTGAGCTCTCCTTCGACAAGGTCTGTCCAGCTTTGACGTGGGCTCTCGTAGAGGGATCCCACAAGTTAGCGTACAAGAAGTACCCAGAACCATctccagaagaggaagccaATCGCTTAGCCCTCGCATGCGGgccaggagcagcagaggccAAGTTACCGGCAGACGATGGTTCAATGTATGGTCCATCTGTCTACGAGCGTGCCACTAGGTGGAATGTGCCTGGCAATTGGGACGGGCGGGTCAAGCTCTATACGCAAGGCCTCTTCCGAGGTAAATGGACGCCGGACTACCCGGGTATCTCAACATTGCCGCTCTCAAAGAAGTCGGAGGATACGGTGGTAGACAAGCGATTCAAGTATCCTGTCACTTGTATATTCGGCATGAAAGATATCGCGCTCGATCCACGAGTCATGCTTGATGGCATAGAAGAGTTCTTCCTCCCAAGCAGTGATGGGCTCTGCGAGAGTAAGATCGTGCGTCTGCCCGAGGGTGGACACTGGTGCATGATAGAGAAAGATGGCGAAGAGGCGATAGAAGCAGAGCTAGCGCTACTGCTGAGAGGCCACGAgtcttag